A window from Callithrix jacchus isolate 240 chromosome 17, calJac240_pri, whole genome shotgun sequence encodes these proteins:
- the ANAPC13 gene encoding anaphase-promoting complex subunit 13: MDSEVQRDGRILDLIDDAWREDKLPYEDVAIPLNELPEPEQDNGGTTESVKEQEMKWTDLALQYLHENVPPIGN; the protein is encoded by the exons ATGGACAGTGAGGTTCAGAGAGATGGAAGGATCTTGGATTTGATTGATGATGCTTGGCGAGAAGACAAGCTGCCTTATGAGGATGTCGCAATACCACTG AATGAGCTTCCTGAACCGGAACAAGACAATGGTGGCACCACAGAATCTGtcaaagaacaggaaatgaagtGGACAGACTTAGCTTTACAGTACCTCCATGAGAACGTGCCCCCCATTGGAAACTGA